Genomic segment of Longimicrobium sp.:
GGGCACGCCGACTTCTCCGAGGACACCTACCGCACGCTGATCGCGGCCGACAGCGCGGTGATGCTGCTGGACAACCGCAAGGGCGTGGAGGAGCGCACGCGGCAGCTCTTCGAAGTCTGCCACCGCCGGCGCACCCCCATCTTCACCTTCGTCAACAAGTGCGACCGCCCCGGCGCCGACCCGCTCCAGCTTCTGGACGACGTGGAGCGCGACCTGGGGCTGAAGTGCTACCCGGTCACCTGGCCCATCACCTCGGGCGATCGATTTGTTGGCGTCTACAACCGTGACACGCGCCGCATCCACCTCTTCGAAAAGGGAGAGGACCACGGATCCAGCCGCGTGGAGACGGACGTGGTGACGCTGGACGATCCGGACGTGCATGAGCGCATCGGCGACTCGGCGTACGAGCAGCTGATGAACGACGTGGAGCTGCTGGACATGGCGGGCGAGGAGTTCGACCCCGGCGCCTTCCTGCGCGGCGAGGTGTCGCCCACCTTCTTCGGGAGCGCGCTCACCAACTTCGGCGTGGAGCCGTTCCTTGCGAAGTTCCTGGAGCTCGCCCCGCCGCCCACCGCGCGCGAGGCCAGCACGGGTACGGTGGAGCCCGAGGACCCGCACTTCACCGGCTTCGTCTTCAAGATCCAGGCGAACATGGACCCGAAGCACCGCGACCGCATCGCCTTCGTGCGGGTGTGCAGCGGGCACTTCGAGGCGGGGATGCAGGTGAAGCACGTGCGCACCGGCAAGCCGATGCGCCTCGCCGCGCCCACGCAGTTCCTGGCGCGCGAGCGCACGCACATCGAGGAAGCGTGGCCCGGCGACGTGATCGGCATCCACGACCGCGGCAACCTGCGCATCGGCGACACGCTCTCCGCCAACGGCGACCTGGAGTTCGCGGGGATCCCGCGCTTCTCGCCGCAGCACTTCTCGCGCATCCTCATCGGCGATCCGATGAAGCGCAAGCAGCTCGACACGGGCCTCCAGCAGCTCTCCGAGGAGGGCGCCGCGCAGGTGTTCTACAGCGAGACGTACGCGGGCACCACGCCCATCGTCGGCGCCGTGGGCCAGCTGCAGTTCGACGTCCTCCTGCACCGGCTGGAGCACGAGTACGGCGTGCGGGCGCGCCTGGAGCCGATGTCGTACCGCTTCGCCCGGTGGGTGCAGGGCCCCGCCGACGCCATCCACGCGCTCTCGGGCGGCCACGGGCGCACCCTGGTGTACGATGCCAAGGAGGCCCCCCTCGTCCTCTTCGACAGCGAATGGACGCTGCGCACCACGGTGGAGCGCGAGAAGTCGCTGACCTTCCACGACGTGGCGCCGTAGCGCCGATCATTTGGCACCAGCAGGCGAACGGGGCGGTCCGGCAGTTGGGCGGGCCGCCTCGCGTGCGTCGCGGGCCCCCTCCCCGCTCGTTCCTCGCTGCCCCTCCCCCAAACTGCTGGGGAGGGGCGTTTGGCATGCATCGGTTCGGGGTGCGTGTTTTGGAGCGCGGGCAGGCACGGGCAGCCACGCGGGGCTGCCCCTACCGGGGTTTGGTGCGTGGGGGCGGAGATCGTGGTGGCGGGGAGGGCGGGCAGACAGGTCTGCCCCTACCGACTGGGGGTGCGTCGCGCCGGGATCGCGGTGGCGGCGAGGGCGGGCGCGATGGAATCGCGCCCCTACCGGGTCGCCAGATGCGCACGAATGACCGCGCTCTCCCCCCTCTCCCAGCAGTGTGGGAGAGGGGGGCCGGGGGGGGTGAGGGCCTACCGCACCCACCGCGGCAGCCAGTCCGCCCCCCGCGCGCTCGTCAGGCGCGTGACCTTTTTGCCGTCGGCCGCCATGCGGTACAGGTCGGTGTCGCCGGCGCGCTCGCTGGCGAAGGCGATCTGGCGGCCGTCGGGGGACCAGGCGGGCATCCAGTCCTTGCCCTCGCCGTCGGAGATGCTGCGCCACTTGCCGGTGGCGGCGTCGGCGATGCGGATGGCGGAGCGGCCGTCGCGCGTGCGAAAGGTGTAGGCGATCTCGCGGCCGTTTGGGGACCATGCGGGGTCCATCTCCTGCTCGTCCGGATTCGGCTGCGCGTCGGTGCGGTCGGTGAGGCGGGTGATGGCGGAGCCGTCCGCGTTGATGATGAAGATGCGGTCGCTGTCGCCACGGTTGCTGAGGAAGGCGATGCGGCTGCCGTCCGGCGACCAGCGGGGGCTCCAGTCGTCGCGGTGGAAGGCGGTCAGGCGGCGCGCCGGGCCGCCGCCCGCGGGGATCACGTACAGCTCCGCATCGCCGTCACGGCTGCTGACGAAGGCGATCCACTTGCCGTCCGGCGAGACCTCCGGCTCGAAGTTCCCCTCGCGGTTGTCGGTCAGGCGGCGCACGTGCTTGCCGTCCGCGGTCATGCGATAGATGTCGCGGAAGCCCTGCGCGCTGCTCTCGAAGGCGATCCACTTGCCGTCGGGCGACCACGACGCGTTGCGCGCCCGCGCCGCCAGCGGGCCGATCGGGCGCGGCTTTCCGCCATCCATCGGCAAGATCATCAACTGCTCCTCCGGCCCCGTGGGTTTGTCGACGACACGGACGGCGAGGAGCGATGGGTCTTTGGGCGCGAAGGCGATGGGGAACAGCCCCGCGCCCGCGCCCGCCGATGCGAGCGGACGGTCGTCGCCGGCGCGGGTGAGGACGCGGATCTCGTGCGTCCCGCCGCGCTCGGAGACGAACGCCAGCTCGGGCTCGTCGCCGCCGCACCCGGCGGACAAGAGGAGGACGAGCAGGCTCGCGGCGCGGCTTCGGAGCATCATTCGCATTTCGACAGATCTTGTGTGCGGTCCGATGACAACAAAGATGTCACGCAAAGACGCCAAGCCGCGAAGAAAAGATACCGAAGTTCTTGCTTTGCGACTTTGCGCATTCGCGTGAGACTCATTTCCTCCGATGCAGCTACTGCACGCGGATGGCGTCGCCGACCACCTGGTAGCCGGCGGTGGTCCAGCGCGAGAGTTGGATCTTGTTCCAGCCCGCCGTAAAGGCCCACGTCCCCAGCACGTTCCAGCGGGCGCCGTTCGCCTGCTGGTTCACGGATACCGTAGCCAGCTTGGTGCCGTTCGCGTCGAAGGCGATGAACGGCGCCGTCGCCGAGCGGTTGCTTCCCGCGGTCCAACCACGCGGACACCGTGCGGCTGCCACCGGTGGGGAGGTAGAACCAGAAGGTGGCCGGGTCGCTGATGGACTGCGTGCCGGCGAAGCGGTAGTCCACGCCGTAGTAGCCGGCCGTCGTGCTGGCCGTGGCCCTGTTGGACGATGCCTCCGCGTACGCCACCGCCGTGTTGTTGCGGGTGTTGTTGTTGTCCACGACGATGTCCGCGCAGCACGCCGTCTTCCAGTGCTGCGGCGGGATGGCTGCCTTCTGCGCGAAGACGCCGGCCTTGAGCACGGGCCAGATGGCGCCGCTCTCCATCGTCCCGTACGAGTAGACCGAGACGCCCTTTGCGCCCTGCTGCCGCGCCAGCTTGATCTGCCGCTCCACCTCCGCCGCCCCGTGCTTGGCGCCGATGCCGATGTACGCGTGCCGGCCGCCGCTGGTCTGCAGGCGCTGCAGGTGGTCGTCCAGCAGGCAGGCCCAGTCGGTGAAGGCGCAGTACGTGGAGGTGATCGGGTAGTACGTCATGGGCACGCCCACGTCGAAGTAGCCGCCCTTCGCCCAGGCGTACGGGTCCTGGTAGTACTGCGAGTAGCCCTCCGACGAATTCCACCCCCACCTGTCCTGGTAGATCTGCCAGATGGCGCCCGAGATGGGGAGCTTCGGCTTGACGCTGCCCACGCTGTCGTACACCTCCTTGACCGCGAGGTTGATGAGGGAGCGCCGGAAGTTCGCCCAGTCCGTCGGGTAGCTCGCGGGGCTCTTGCCGAACGCGGCCAGGCTGGCCCTGTCGTGCGACCACTTCGTCCCCGGCAGGCGGATGCGGTCGAGCTGCACGCCGTCCACGTCGTAGCGACGCGCAACGTCGGCGGCGACGCGCGCCAGGTGCGTGCGCGCCCCCGCGGAGCCGGGCGACACGTAGACGTACTCCTCCGTGTTGGGGCAGGGGTGCGTGACGCCCGCGTCGTCCACCACCTTCCACTCCGGGTGCGCCAGCAGCATGTGGCGCGGGTTGCCCGCGTCCGATTCCTGGAGCAGCGCGCAGGTGGAGGAGCTCCCCGATCCCCATCCCGCGAAGGCGTTCAGCCACGCGTGGAGCTGAAGCCCGCGCGAGTGCGCCTCCTGGATGGCCACCGCGAGCGGGTCCCACGTAGGCGTGCCGCCCAGGTGGCCGCAGAGGCCCACCGAGCACGGCTCCAGCGACGATCTGTAGTAGGCGTCGCCCGAGCCGCGCACCTGGAAGTAGACGATGTTGAAGTTGGCGTCCGCCGCCTTCTGCATGATGGTGGCGATCTTGGCGGGCGAGTCGTACTCGAAGCGCGACACCCACAGCGCGCGCGCCTCCGCCCACGCCGGGGTAGCGGCCAGCCGCGGCCCCTCGGCGGGCGTGGGGCGCTGGACGGCGGGGGAGAGGGCGTCGTCCTGGCAGGCGGCCAGGGACAGCACGAACGCGGGAAGCGCCAGGCGGACGAGAGAGCGAAGCATGCGCGAGAACCGTTCGAGGAGAAACGGGCCCCGGCGCGGAGTGCGCCGGAGCCCGGTCCTGTGTGCGTTGCCAGCCGGTCAGCGGATGCGGACGGCGTCCGCGATCACCACGTAGCCGGTCGTCGTCCAGCGGGAGAGCTGAACCTTGTTCCAGCCGGCCGAGAAGCTCCACGTGCCCAGCGCGACCCACTGCCCGCCGTTCGCCTGCTGGTTGGCCGAGGCGCGCCCCACCTCGGTGCCCGACGCGTTGTAGGCGATGAACGGCGCCGTCGCGGAGCGGTTGGTACCCGCCACCCACCAGCCGTCGATCGTCTTGGTGGCCGCCGCCGGCAGGTAGAACCAGAAGGTGGCCGGGTCCGAGATCGCGTCCGTGCTGGCGAAGTTGTAGCCCGTGCCGTAGTAGCCCGCGCTGCTCCCCGTGGACCAGTTGGCCGACACCTCGTACTTGGCCACCGACGCGTTGTTGTTCGCGTTGTTGCTGTCCACGATGATGGACGTGCTGCCGCAGGCCGCGTTGATGCGGTTCATGTAGTCCGTCCACGGCCAGTTGGCGCCCGGATCGGTGCGGTTGTACGGCTGAAGCTGGCCGTGGCCCACGAAGTGGTAGCGGTCGCGCGGGATGTTGTTCCCCTTCGAGATGTCGCAGCTGAGCCGCGCCGACGCGTCGATCTGCCCCACCGGCCACGAGGTGGACGAAGCGTAGCCGCCGTGCTCGATGCCGATGGTGAGGTTGTTGGCCTGGATGCCGTTGTTCTGGCAGTCGTGGCCGCCGTTGTTGGCGCAGTCGTAGTTGGCGCCGATGTGCCACGCCTTGCTCGCCTCGCGCACGAGCTGCGAGATCTCGGAGCCGGTCTCGTTCACCACGTAGTGCGCGGACACCTCGGACGTCGAGTTGGTCAGCCAGCTCCAGCACCCGCTGTAGCCGCTCTCGCAGGTGTGGATGATGACGTAGTGGATCCCCGTGCTGCGCGTGCTGTAGTTGGGCGACGCGCGCCAGATGGTGCCGGATACGCAGTAGTCCGGCGCGCACGCCATCGTCGAAGCGCTGGCGGACGGCTTGTGGAAGGCGGGCGTCACGTTGCGCGCGGCCACCGACACCATGAGGTTCCCGGCCGGCGAGCGCGCCTCGATGCCGCTGCGCAGCGCCGAGTACACGTCGCCATGCACGTACATCGCCTGGCCGTCCTGGCTCTCGATGCCGCTGAACGCCGCCACGGCCGGGGCCCAGGCCGACAGGTCGGAGCGGTTCACCTTGAGCTCGCCGGCCAGCGCGCTGAGCAGCGCCGCACCCGCGCGGATGTTGGCGGCCGCATCGCTCTGCGCCGCCTGGATGGAAACGCGGGCCAGCGATGCGCCGCGGGTGAGGCGGTCGCCGCGCAGCGCCATGATGCCGAAGGCGGGGGCCATCCCCTCGAACTCCACCTCGCCGCGCACCATCTGGAAGCGGGTCTCCACGTAGCCGATCGACTTCAGCAGCTCGGCGGGGACGTCGAACTCCTGGCCGGCGGCGGCGAAGATGGCGTTGAGCTGCTTCTCGGTGGGCGCGGACGTGGGCTCGTCCACCCGGGGCGAGGTGGGCTCGCTGCCGCAGGCGGTGAGCAGTAATGCGGCGCCTGCAGCGAGCGCCAGTGAACGGAGACGCATGGGCGATCCTCCTCCTGCCAGTTGGTGAGGGCCGGCACGAAAGGAGGGGTTCGTCCGCGCGGAGAACCTCCCGCGCCACCATCCCGCCCTGAGTGCCCGGGGGTGCCGCGATGCACCTCCCGCCCCGCAAGAGGGCACTTGTGGGACCACATCCCGCCTCCCCGAATCCGCCTCCTCGACCGCCAAACGCCGCCCTTTGCTGCCAACGACTTAGGTCCCTAACTGAGCTATGAACATCTGTTGCGCGCCCTGTTTCTCCACCGCTCCAGAGTGGTGCACCCCGCGCAAAAAGGTGCAACTTCGTACTCCAGAGAACTACATGGCCTCACGCGGAGGCGCGGAGACGCGGGGAGAGAACAGCCACACACACAGAGAACACAGAAGAAACAGAAAGCCACAGAGAAAACCTTTGGCGGTTCTCTCTGTGGCTCTGTGTCTCTGTGTGAGCCACGCCGATCTCTTCCGCGCCTCCGCGCCTCCGCGTGAGACCGCCGTTGCTTTTACAGCCGCAGCCGCAGCCCCACGTCCACCCGGATGTGGCTCACCGTGAAGTCGTCGTCGTTCTCGCCATCGTACTTCGGCTTGTAGCTCGTGTACGTCACCTGCGGCGTGAACGACAGCTTCGGCCCTAGCCCGATCCCCACGCCGGCGCCGACCTCGAACCCAAGCGAGTGGTCGCTGTCGATGAAGTCCTCGTCCTCGCCGTCGAAGCTGAAGCTGAGCTGGTTGTACACCAGGCCCGCCTTCAGGTACGGATCGATGGGGATGAGCGGCGTGGGCACCGCGATGCGCACGCCGGCGTTGAAGCCCTGGTCCGTCAGATCGAGCTCCTCCAGCCCTTCCACGCCGAACTGGTTGTACGTGTAGCCGGCGTAGATCCCCAGCATCGGCATGAAGTGGAAGGTCACGTTGGCGCCGAAAGTGATTCCCGACTCCACCGATCCCACGTCGTCCTCGGTGTCCTTGAGGTCGCCGGTGGGGAAGGCGAGGCCGCCGCGCACCTCGAATGCGAACGGCGTCACGTTGGGAAGCTGTGCCTGCACCGGAGCCGAGAACGCGGCCGCGGCCACCAGCGAGAGGAGCCCGAGCGTCTTCTTCATGGAGCCTCCATCAACGGAGTGTGTGGTGCCCGCTCGCCGCGAAGGCGGCTCAGAAGCGGATGTTCAGTCCAACGTCGACGCGGAAGCTGGTGAGGGTATCGACATCGTCCTCCCCCTCCCCCTCGAAGCCCGGCTTGAACGAGGTGTAGCTCACCGCGGGCGTAAAGGAGAGCCGCGGTCCCAGCGGCACCATCACCCCGCCGCCGACCTCGAAGCCCAGCCCGAAGTCGGTGTCGTCCTCGTCGCCGAGGTCCAGCCCCTCGATGTCCACCTGCGCCTTGTGGTACACCAGGCCACCCTTGAGGAAGGGGGTCACCGGCAGGGTGGGCGAGGCGAACATCGCCTTGAGCCCGGCATCGAACCCGTACGTGTTGATGCTGCCGTCCACGTCCAGGTCGTCCGCCTCCTCGCCCAGCGAGAACGAGTTGTAGGTGAAGCCGGCGTACAGGCCGAGCATGGGGGTGAACATGTAGGTGCCGTTGGCGCCCACGGTGATCCCGCTGTCCGCCACGTCGTCCAGGTCGCCGGTGGGGAAGGCGAGCCCGCCGCGCACTTCCACGGAGAACGGCGAGACCGGGATGGCCTGCGCCTGCGCGCTTCCGGCGAGGGCCATGGCGGCAAGCGCCACCAGCCCCGTCGTAATCTTCTTCATCGTCCGTCCTTTTGGAAAGAGTATCGTTTTCCCACGCCGTGCGGGAAGATGTGGTGCCGCAGCGAGCGCACGCATGGTGCCGCGACGCAAAGCCGCGCGCCGCAACGAGATGGCTACAGGGGCGCCCCCGCCGTTGTCCCCTGGCGTGGACGCCCTCCGTAGCCCGGCGGCACTGGCGCCTAGAAGCGCACTCCCGCGCGGATGCCGAACTGCGTGTCCGAGCCGGTGATGTTGAGGTCGCCGCCCGTGTAGTTGAGCTCGCCGCCGAAGAAGAACTGGCCAAAGGTGACCAGCGCCCCGCCGCGCAGCCCGAACTCCGTCTCCTGCGCCTGCGCGCTCCCCGCCAGCGTCGCGGCGAGCGCCGCGATCGCCAGAGTCGTCTTCTTCATCCCTTCATCCTCCCAGCGTTTCGTGGATTGCCTTGCGCCGCCAGCCTCGCGGCGCGTCGGGGGGGGATGGCGGGCGAGAATCGTACCCGCGCGGCGGCAAGGGCGCCCTTGCGCAAGGTGGCGGCGCGCCTCAGTCTACACGTTCCGCTTCCACACGCGCAGCGAGCCCCCGGCGTTCCGCGGCTCTCCAGCCGGATACTTCCCCACGATGAGCGTAAACACCCTCGACGGCGCCGGACTGCGCGGCGCACTGATCCAGGCCAACGAGTACGTCCAGCGCCACCGGGCGGACCTGAACCGCATCAACGTCTTTCCCGTGCCGGACGGCGATACGGGCACCAACCTGGCGCTCACCGTGGCCGCCGTGGCGGACCGGCTGCGCGCCAGCCGCGAAGTGGCCGTGGGCGCCGTGGCGCGCGAGGCGGCCGAGGCGGGGATCATGGGCGCGCGCGGCAACTGCGGGATGATCCTCTCCCACTTCCTGCTGGGGTTCAGCGAGTCGGTGGGGAACCGTGCATCGCTCTCGGTGGCCGAGTTCGGCGAGTCGCTGCGCAGCGCCACGGAGCACGTCTACCGCGCGCTGGAAAAGCCCGTCGAGGGCACCATCATCACCATCATGAGCGCCATCGCGGACGAGTCGCGCCGCTGGGGCCACACGGACTTCGTGGTGCTCTTCGAACGGCTGCTGGTGCGCGCCCGCGAGGCCCTTGCCAGCACTCCGGACCTGCTGCCCGTGCTCAAGAAGGCGGGGGTGGTGGACGCGGGCGCCAAGGGCTTCGTGCACCTGCTGGAAGGGATCTCGTCGTTCCTGGCCGGCGACCCGCTCGCCCCGCTGGACGAGATCCCGGAGTACGACGCCGAGCCCACCTTTGCCGCCGGCGCCGCGGAGTACCCCACGGAGAGCGAGCGCTTCCGCTTCTGCACCGAGGCGCTGGTGCGCGGCCCCTCCATCCCCACGCAGGAAGTGGTGAAGGCCGTGCTGCGCGACCGCGGCGACTCGCTCGTTGTCATCCGCTCCGAGAACCTCCTCAAGATCCACGTCCACACGGACGAGCCGGAGGAGGTCTTCGCGTACCTGCGCACGCTGGGCGAGCTGGCCACGCACAAGGCGGAGGACATGCAGGCGCAGCACGCCGTGGCCGAGCGCGCCGCCGCGGGGGGGCACATGACGCTGGCGCGCCGCCCCATCTCCATCGTGGCCGACACCGCCTGCGACCTGCCGGACGAGGTGGTGCGGGCGCACGGCATCCACCTGGTGCCGCTGAACCTGATCTTCGACACCAAGGCGTACCGCGACCGCTTCGACATCTCGCCCGAGGAGTTCGCCATCCGCCTCAAGGACGGCGCGCACCCCAGCACCTCGCAGCCGGCGCCCGCCGCCTTCATGGAGGGCTTCCGCCGCGCGGGCGAGGAGGGCGAAGAGGTCGTCGCCGTCCTCCTCTCCTCCGCCCTCTCCGGCACCTACGCCTCCGCCCAGGCCGCCGTCAAGCAGCGCGCCGACGGCGACACCCCCGTGCACCTGGTGGACTCGCTGGGCGGCTCGCTCCTGCAGGGCCTCCTCGCCCTCAAGGCGAGCGAGCTGGGCGAGCAGGGGTGGAGCGCGGACCGCATCGTGGCCGAGCTGGCGCGCATCCGCTCCCGGAGCGGCTTCTTCATCGTCCTGGACACCTTCGAGCGCGCCCTGGCCTCGGGGCGCGTGGGCCGCGGGCGCGCCTGGCTCGGCAGCCTGCTGGACATCAAGCCCGTCCTGGACGTGGACGCCACGGGAAAGCTGGTGCCGATCGACCGCGTGCGCGGCCGCAACGCCATGATCCCCAAGATGATGGAGGTGCTGGAGAAGAAGGTCCCCGTGGGCACGGGGAAGGTGCGCTTCGGGGTGATGCACGTGGCCTGTCCCGAGATCCTGGGCGAAGTGGTCCCCGAGATCCGCAAGCGCTACGGCAGCGTGGAGGTCCTGACCGCCCCCGGCACCCCCATCATCGCCACCCACGCCGGCGAAGGCGCCTGGGGGATCGCGTATCTGGTGGAGGGGTAGGCCCGCGGGCCCCCTCCCCCGCTCGTGAACTCGCGGCCCCTCCCCCAAAACTGCCTGGGGGAGGGGCATTCGCATGGATCCTCGCCCGGTGCGTGATTCAGTGCCGCACCGGCGCCCGCTCGGCGCACCGATCTGGTAGGGGCGGACCTGCGTGTCCGCCCACCCTCGCCCCCGCCCCGACCCCCGCCCCGCACACCGATCTTTGTAGGGGCGGCCCCGCGTGGCCGCCCGTGCCCCGCCGCGCGCGGCACCCGCCTTACGCGCGCCATGCCTCCGCGCCCACCAAACGCAATCGGGCGACTCCCACCCGGAGAGCCGCCCGCCTGCTTCTGTCGAACCCGCAAACCCTACCGGCTCAGAACTCCGGCCCCTCGAACGTCGTCTCCACGCCGGTGGTGCTGCCGGCCTGGCCGCCGAGGATCACGGCGCCGCGCTGGTCCGCGCCGCCGATGGCCCCCAGGGCCCACAGGGCGGTGTCGCGGACGCGCGGGTCCTCGTCGGCGAGGGACACGCGCAACGCTTCGGCGGCGCGGTCGGCGGCGGCGTCGCCCAGGCGCGACGGGCGGCGAGGCGCCTCGGCCAGGGTGGCCACCGGCTCCGCGTCGGGCGCGGTATGGCCGCCGGCCAGCTCACCCAGCATGCGCGCCGCCAGCGTGCGCACCTCCGAGTCGCGGTCGCGAAGGGAGCGCACCAGCGGCGTCACCACCGCGTCGTCCTGGAGCTTGCCGAGGGCGCGGATGGCGGTGCGGCGGACGTCCGCCTCCGGGTCAGTGGAGGCGCGGATCAGCGCGGCCAGCGCGCGTGCCGGCGCGTTGCGGTGCGCCGGCTGCCGTGCCGCTTCGAGGCCGGGGTCAGGCGCCGGCGCGGGCGCGGCGGCGAGCGTCGCGGGTGCCGGAGCGCGCTTGGGCGCGGGGGCCGGGCTCATCCGCACCTCGATGTGCATCCCGTCCAGCTCCACGTGCTTGACCGGCCCGCTCAGCGCCGGCGCCGAGGCGATGAAGGCAGGGGCGCGCTCCCGCTCGGACGGCCCCACCACCGCGAGCGGCAGGAGCGCGGCCAGCACCGCGGCCGACACCGCCATCCCCGCGCCGTGCGGCACGGCGCGCCGGTCGCGGCCTGCATCGAGCACGGCCAGGACGCGCGCCTGCAGCTGTCCGCCGCGCGCCATCGCCATGGCGGGCGCGGCGGGGCGGGGGACGCGAAAGGTGCGCGCCACCTCCACCAGGTGACCGGCGTAGTCCGCGGCGCGGGCGCCGGCGGCCAGCACGCGGTCGTCGCACGCTTCCTCGCGCTCCACGCGCATGCGGCGGGCGGCCCACCACGCGCCGGGGTGGAACCAGTACACGGCGCAGCACAGCGTCGCCAGCATCTGCGTGAGGCAGTCGCGACGCGCCACGTGCGCAAGCTCGTGCAGCAGCACCACGCGCCGTCGCTCGGGCGCCCACTCGTCCGCCGCCGCGGGAAGGAGGATGGTGGGGCGGAAGACCCCCCAGGTGACCGGCATCGCGGCGCCCTCACCGCGCACCAGCCGCACGCTCCCGCGCACCCCCACCGACTCGCCCAGCATCCGCACCGTGTCCGTCCAGCGCAGGTCGTTCATGGGCACGGCGCCGCGCCCCATCCGCCGGACCACGCGCCACCCGAACGCCATCCGCGCCAGCACCGCCGCCGCGCCGGCCGCCCACACCAGCGCCAGCAGGTTGCCCGCGGTGAAGAGCTCCGCCGGCGCCGCCGGACCCGCGCCCTCCACCATCCCCCGCACGGCGGGGAGGGTGACGATGCGCAGGAAGGAGAGCTTCCACGCGGGGAGCGCCAGCGCCAGGAAAGGGAGCACCAGGAGCGCGCCGAGCGCCAGCGTCCAGGCCAGGTGACGGCGGGCGGCGGAGCCGTGGCGCAGCGCCCGCGCGGCCAGCGCGGCAGCGCAGAGCACCAGGGTGGCCTTCACGAGGAGGAGGGCGAGCGCCCAGGCCCAGGTGTCGGTGAGGCCGGAGGGAAGGGGGGCGGACATGGGTTATTGCTCCTGTCCCCGGGCCTGCTCGATCAGCCGCGACAGGCGGTCGAGCTCCGGCTCGGAAAGGGTTCCGTCGTCCAGGTCCAGCAGCGCGGCGACCGCGGCCCCGGTGGAGCCGTGGAAGAAGGTCCTCACCAGGTGCGTGAGCGCGGAGCGCTGCGCGGTGTCCGCGGGCACGGTGGGGAGGTACACGTAGCGCGGGCCGTCCTGCTCGTGCGTCAGGTGGCCCTTCTCCTCCAGGATGCGCATCAGCGCGCGCACGGCCGAGTAGCTGGGCGGATCGGGGATGCGCTCCAGCACGTCGCCCACCGCGGCGCGGCCCAGGCGGTACACCACGTCCATGATCTGCCGCTCGCGGCGGCTCAGGTTCGCAAGCGGGGGAGACTTCGCCATGATCTGCATTGGAGGGGAAAGCGGTATGTGGGCTCTGCTAAAGAAATAGCACGAGTTCATGGTACCCGTGCGCGGGGTGGGGTGTCAAGGATCATCTTCCCGCTCTTCTTTGTCCAGTCTGCAATAAAGATCCTAATCTCACGCGGAGACGCGGAGGCGCGAAGGGAACAGCCAAAGCCTCACACAGAGAACACAGAAGGAACAGAAAGCCACAGAAGACAACAACGACACTCCTCGTTCTGTTCTCTTTCTCTGTGTCTCTGTGTCTCTGTGTCTCTGTGTCTCTGTGTGAGCCCCGCAGTTGCCGTTCTCTGCGTCTCCGCGCCTCCGCGTGAGGCCTTTTCTTTTTGCTTTTCGAAGGGGTAGACAGTTACCGTGGAAGGCGTTATCATTGGCGCGGTTACGGACCGCGCGCGTCGCGGTCGATCCGGGCCTGGAGAAGGCCCGGCGGGTTCGCGCCCGATGTCCAACGTGAACAAAGGAGGTGATCTTTTGTCCGAGAACAACGCTGCTTTCGATCTGGCACGGGCAAACGACCGCCGCGTGGGCGCTTAACCCCACGGCGAGCAGTACCCCGCCAAGGCGGGTGCCGCACGCGGCATCGGCCGGGTCGAGGCAGACCCAACGCGCCGCCGGA
This window contains:
- a CDS encoding family 10 glycosylhydrolase — translated: MLRSLVRLALPAFVLSLAACQDDALSPAVQRPTPAEGPRLAATPAWAEARALWVSRFEYDSPAKIATIMQKAADANFNIVYFQVRGSGDAYYRSSLEPCSVGLCGHLGGTPTWDPLAVAIQEAHSRGLQLHAWLNAFAGWGSGSSSTCALLQESDAGNPRHMLLAHPEWKVVDDAGVTHPCPNTEEYVYVSPGSAGARTHLARVAADVARRYDVDGVQLDRIRLPGTKWSHDRASLAAFGKSPASYPTDWANFRRSLINLAVKEVYDSVGSVKPKLPISGAIWQIYQDRWGWNSSEGYSQYYQDPYAWAKGGYFDVGVPMTYYPITSTYCAFTDWACLLDDHLQRLQTSGGRHAYIGIGAKHGAAEVERQIKLARQQGAKGVSVYSYGTMESGAIWPVLKAGVFAQKAAIPPQHWKTACCADIVVDNNNTRNNTAVAYAEASSNRATASTTAGYYGVDYRFAGTQSISDPATFWFYLPTGGSRTVSAWLDRGKQPLGDGAVHRLRRERHQAGYGIREPAGERRPLERAGDVGLYGGLEQDPTLALDHRRLPGGRRRHPRAVAASEEMSLTRMRKVAKQELRYLFFAAWRLCVTSLLSSDRTQDLSKCE
- a CDS encoding peptide chain release factor 3, with the translated sequence MTAIADEVRRRRTFAIISHPDAGKTTLTEKLLLYGGAIHLAGSVKARRAARHATSDWMKMEQERGISVTSSVLQFEYLGRAVNLLDTPGHADFSEDTYRTLIAADSAVMLLDNRKGVEERTRQLFEVCHRRRTPIFTFVNKCDRPGADPLQLLDDVERDLGLKCYPVTWPITSGDRFVGVYNRDTRRIHLFEKGEDHGSSRVETDVVTLDDPDVHERIGDSAYEQLMNDVELLDMAGEEFDPGAFLRGEVSPTFFGSALTNFGVEPFLAKFLELAPPPTAREASTGTVEPEDPHFTGFVFKIQANMDPKHRDRIAFVRVCSGHFEAGMQVKHVRTGKPMRLAAPTQFLARERTHIEEAWPGDVIGIHDRGNLRIGDTLSANGDLEFAGIPRFSPQHFSRILIGDPMKRKQLDTGLQQLSEEGAAQVFYSETYAGTTPIVGAVGQLQFDVLLHRLEHEYGVRARLEPMSYRFARWVQGPADAIHALSGGHGRTLVYDAKEAPLVLFDSEWTLRTTVEREKSLTFHDVAP
- a CDS encoding porin family protein, with the protein product MKKTLGLLSLVAAAAFSAPVQAQLPNVTPFAFEVRGGLAFPTGDLKDTEDDVGSVESGITFGANVTFHFMPMLGIYAGYTYNQFGVEGLEELDLTDQGFNAGVRIAVPTPLIPIDPYLKAGLVYNQLSFSFDGEDEDFIDSDHSLGFEVGAGVGIGLGPKLSFTPQVTYTSYKPKYDGENDDDFTVSHIRVDVGLRLRL
- a CDS encoding N-acetylmuramoyl-L-alanine amidase — encoded protein: MRLRSLALAAGAALLLTACGSEPTSPRVDEPTSAPTEKQLNAIFAAAGQEFDVPAELLKSIGYVETRFQMVRGEVEFEGMAPAFGIMALRGDRLTRGASLARVSIQAAQSDAAANIRAGAALLSALAGELKVNRSDLSAWAPAVAAFSGIESQDGQAMYVHGDVYSALRSGIEARSPAGNLMVSVAARNVTPAFHKPSASASTMACAPDYCVSGTIWRASPNYSTRSTGIHYVIIHTCESGYSGCWSWLTNSTSEVSAHYVVNETGSEISQLVREASKAWHIGANYDCANNGGHDCQNNGIQANNLTIGIEHGGYASSTSWPVGQIDASARLSCDISKGNNIPRDRYHFVGHGQLQPYNRTDPGANWPWTDYMNRINAACGSTSIIVDSNNANNNASVAKYEVSANWSTGSSAGYYGTGYNFASTDAISDPATFWFYLPAAATKTIDGWWVAGTNRSATAPFIAYNASGTEVGRASANQQANGGQWVALGTWSFSAGWNKVQLSRWTTTGYVVIADAVRIR
- a CDS encoding outer membrane beta-barrel protein, with protein sequence MKKITTGLVALAAMALAGSAQAQAIPVSPFSVEVRGGLAFPTGDLDDVADSGITVGANGTYMFTPMLGLYAGFTYNSFSLGEEADDLDVDGSINTYGFDAGLKAMFASPTLPVTPFLKGGLVYHKAQVDIEGLDLGDEDDTDFGLGFEVGGGVMVPLGPRLSFTPAVSYTSFKPGFEGEGEDDVDTLTSFRVDVGLNIRF